One Dysosmobacter welbionis DNA segment encodes these proteins:
- a CDS encoding nucleotidyltransferase domain-containing protein gives MMEIENWMKQYCGAVRAAFGDRVRYIGLQGSRGRGEAGPDSDIDVVCILDSCSLQDLETYRAAVKDLPDRDKLCGFVSGTAELAAWDRGELFQFRRDTTDWCGRLADLLPPEEPGDARRALHQGACGLYHLCCHNFLHGRSREAVAEACKAAVFLLQAKLYAEQGLYCRRRSDLEQHLTGQDLEILQTAQALKAGECREDLTALTDRLFAWCRDVIGQQKAI, from the coding sequence ATGATGGAGATCGAAAACTGGATGAAGCAATACTGCGGGGCCGTCCGGGCCGCCTTTGGGGACCGGGTGCGGTACATCGGCCTCCAGGGCAGCCGGGGCAGGGGAGAAGCCGGACCGGACAGCGACATCGACGTGGTGTGCATTCTGGACAGCTGCTCTCTGCAAGACCTGGAGACCTATCGGGCAGCCGTGAAGGACCTGCCGGACCGGGACAAGCTGTGCGGCTTCGTCTCCGGTACGGCGGAGCTGGCGGCCTGGGACCGGGGGGAGCTGTTCCAGTTCCGCCGGGACACCACCGACTGGTGCGGACGCCTTGCGGACCTGCTGCCGCCGGAGGAGCCAGGGGACGCCCGCCGGGCCCTCCATCAGGGGGCCTGCGGACTGTATCACCTGTGCTGCCACAACTTTCTCCACGGCAGAAGCCGGGAGGCGGTGGCGGAGGCCTGCAAGGCCGCCGTGTTCCTGCTGCAGGCCAAGCTGTATGCAGAGCAGGGGCTCTACTGCCGCCGGAGATCAGACCTGGAACAGCACCTGACCGGGCAGGACCTGGAGATTCTGCAAACTGCCCAGGCCCTGAAAGCAGGGGAGTGCCGGGAGGACCTGACAGCCCTCACGGACCGGCTGTTTGCCTGGTGCCGGGACGTGATCGGCCAGCAGAAAGCAATCTGA
- a CDS encoding pentapeptide repeat-containing protein, which translates to MSGLPEALETAREAGEVLSAAVLSQENAEGLDGSGLDFRDCRFQSCRLRNCDFTGAAFYGCTFTGCLLENCRLSATYWKDCRLSGCKWDGADLRRSRWKDSVLEETLLRYVNFSGGVWERISVKECDFTESTLSEMRLKKAAMEKTDLTGAELFRTSLAGMDLTACTLDRIVLSETCRELKGAVINAAQAAVVARILGIRVEP; encoded by the coding sequence ATGAGCGGCCTGCCTGAGGCCCTGGAGACGGCGCGGGAGGCCGGAGAGGTGCTCTCCGCCGCGGTCCTTTCCCAGGAAAACGCCGAGGGGCTGGACGGCTCCGGCCTGGACTTCCGGGACTGCCGGTTCCAGTCCTGCCGCCTGCGGAACTGCGATTTCACCGGCGCAGCCTTTTACGGCTGCACCTTCACCGGATGTCTCCTGGAGAACTGCCGCCTCTCCGCCACCTATTGGAAGGACTGCCGCCTCTCCGGCTGCAAATGGGACGGCGCGGACCTGCGCCGCTCCCGGTGGAAGGACAGCGTTCTGGAGGAGACTCTGCTTCGTTATGTCAACTTTTCCGGCGGCGTCTGGGAGCGTATTTCCGTGAAGGAATGTGACTTCACAGAGTCTACGCTCTCGGAGATGCGGCTGAAAAAAGCTGCCATGGAGAAGACGGATCTGACCGGGGCGGAGCTGTTTCGCACCAGCCTTGCCGGCATGGACCTGACGGCCTGCACCCTGGACCGGATCGTGCTGTCGGAGACCTGCCGGGAGCTGAAGGGCGCCGTCATCAACGCCGCCCAGGCCGCGGTGGTGGCCCGGATTCTGGGCATCCGGGTGGAGCCGTAG